The Juglans microcarpa x Juglans regia isolate MS1-56 chromosome 8S, Jm3101_v1.0, whole genome shotgun sequence genome has a window encoding:
- the LOC121245036 gene encoding organic cation/carnitine transporter 3-like, with protein sequence MADSTHPLLSLADSGESEDTPPLVKHLPSLDSTIESVIGNFGWPQFFQTVLVSIAWVFDAQQTFISVFTDAHPTWHCTQLGDESCNSVSNICNLPTNSWAWDLPAETSILSEWNLECAASFVPGLPASSFFTGCLVGGLVLATLADSSLGRKNMLLLSCLMMSLSSLLTVIFSTNIWIYSALRFLCGFFRSAIGTCALVLSTELVGKRWRGQVGVVGFFCFALGFLSLPAMAYMNRGSSWRSLYLWSSIPGIFYSILVHFFVRESPRWLFVSGREEEAMATLKSIASTHHDSSNWNFSGMCFEQETCNSNLYSTVKILVEKKWALRRLSAVMVIAFGGGLVYYGMPLGLGNLAFNLYLGVTFNALSELPSALFTFFFIGKLKRKNSIIVFTTLSGVCSIMCVLKGKIMWTRLQIGLELVSFFSACTVVNILFLYTIELFPTCVRNSALSMTREAVVLGGVFCPMLVSAGRKDSLASFGVFGLVIGCCGMFAAFLPETRGGTLCDTMEEEEHKLEKASCNGVGEF encoded by the coding sequence ATGGCTGATTCAACTCATCCGCTTCTCTCCCTAGCCGACTCGGGTGAGTCAGAAGACACCCCACCATTAGTGAAACACCTACCATCCCTTGATTCGACCATCGAGAGTGTCATCGGGAATTTCGGGTGGCCCCAATTCTTTCAAACGGTGCTTGTATCCATTGCATGGGTCTTCGATGCACAGCAAACATTCATCAGCGTCTTCACCGATGCACACCCAACATGGCACTGTACTCAGCTCGGGGACGAGTCATGCAACTCCGTTTCCAATATCTGCAATCTGCCCACGAATTCATGGGCCTGGGATTTGCCCGCCGAGACTTCAATCCTCTCAGAATGGAACTTGGAGTGTGCCGCTTCCTTTGTACCTGGCCTGCCCGCATCTTCCTTCTTCACGGGTTGCCTAGTGGGTGGACTCGTTCTTGCCACACTCGCTGACTCGTCACTCGGTCGCAAAAACATGCTCCTCCTCTCATGTCTAATGATGTCTCTATCTTCGCTGTTAACAGTGATCTTCTCCACAAATATATGGATTTACTCCGCTTTAAGATTCCTTTGCGGGTTTTTCCGTTCTGCAATCGGTACTTGTGCGCTTGTGCTTTCAACTGAGCTTGTGGGGAAAAGGTGGCGTGGCCAGGTGGGGGTCGTGGGATTCTTTTGTTTCGCATTAGGGTTTTTATCCCTTCCAGCCATGGCTTACATGAACAGAGGTTCTTCATGGAGATCTCTCTATCTCTGGAGTTCCATCCCTGGGATATTTTACTCTATCTTAGTTCACTTCTTTGTTCGTGAGTCTCCCCGATGGCTTTTTGTGAGTGGACGTGAAGAAGAAGCCATGGCCACATTGAAAAGTATTGCTTCAACTCACCATGACAGCTCAAACTGGAACTTTTCCGGAATGTGTTTTGAGCAAGAAACTTGCAATTCCAATCTTTACTCCACTGTTAAGATCTTGGTGGAGAAAAAATGGGCTTTACGAAGGTTGTCGGCGGTTATGGTGATAGCTTTTGGCGGCGGACTTGTTTACTATGGCATGCCACTGGGTCTGGGAAACTTGGCCTTCAATCTCTATCTGGGTGTCACTTTCAATGCCTTGTCCGAGCTGCCCTCTGCGTTgttcactttctttttcataggaaaattgaaaaggaaaaattcaattatagTTTTCACGACCCTTAGTGGTGTTTGCAGCATCATGTGTGTTTTGAAGGGAAAGATCATGTGGACAAGATTGCAAATTGGACTTGAGTTAGTGTCCTTCTTCAGCGCCTGTACAGTGGTTAATATACTGTTCTTATACACAATAGAGCTGTTTCCGACATGTGTTCGGAACTCTGCTTTGTCGATGACAAGAGAAGCAGTCGTGCTTGGTGGCGTGTTCTGTCCGATGCTTGTCTCCGCCGGCAGGAAAGATAGTTTAGCATCTTTTGGGGTGTTTGGGTTGGTAATAGGATGTTGTGGGATGTTTGCAGCATTTTTGCCAGAGACAAGGGGCGGGACACTGTGTGATacaatggaggaagaagaacacAAATTAGAGAAAGCAAGCTGTAATGGGGTTGGGGAATTCTAG